Proteins encoded within one genomic window of Lagenorhynchus albirostris chromosome 9, mLagAlb1.1, whole genome shotgun sequence:
- the AMPD3 gene encoding AMP deaminase 3 isoform X2, producing MPRQFPKLNISEVDEQVRLLAEKVFAKVLREEDSKDVLSLFTVPEDCPIGQKEAKERELQKELAEQKSVETAKRKKSFKMIRSQSLSLQMPTQQDWKGPPTACPAVSAAAPVLPGAPPQPAPAPYAMPEYQRVTISGDYCAGITVEDYEQAAKSLAKALVIREKYARLAYHRFPRTTAQYLGHWRADAAPLEEGLPDFHPPPLPQEDPYCLDDAPRNLGFLVRMQGGILYVYDNTKMLECQEPHSLPYPDLETYTVDMSHILALITHGPTKTYCHRRLNFLESKFSLHEMLNEMAEFKELKSNPHRDFYNVRKVDTHIHAAACMNQKHLLRFIKHTYQTEPDRTVAEKWGRKITLRQVFDSLHMDPYDLTVDSLDVHAGRQTFHRFDKFNSKYNPVGASELRDLYLKTENYLGGEYFARMVKEVAQELEESKYQYSEPRLSIYGCSPEEWSNLARWFIQHKVYSPNMRWIIQVPRIYDIFRSKKLLPSFGKMLENIFLPLFEATINPQDHRELHLFLRYVTGFDSVDDESKHSDHMFSDKSPSPDVWTSEQNPPYSYYLYYMYANIMVLNNLRRERGLSTFLFRPHCGESGSITHLVSAFLTADNISHGLLLKKSPVLQYLYYLAQIPIAMSPLSNNSLFLEYSKNPLREFLHKGLHVSLSTDDPMQFHYTKEALMEEYAIAAQVWKLSTCDLCEIARNSVLQSGLSHQEKQKFLGQNYYKEGPEGNDIRKTNVAQIRMAFRYETLCNELSFLSDAMKSEEITALTK from the exons ATGCCGCGCCAGTTCCCCAAGCTGAACATCTCCGAGGTGGACGAGCAAGTCCGGCTCCTGGCCGAGAAGGTGTTCGCTAAAGTGCTCCGAGAAGAGGACAGCAAAGATGTCCTGTCCCTCTTCACCGTCCCCGAGGACTGCCCCATCGGGCAGAAGGAGGCCAAGGAGAGGGAGCTGCAGAAGGAGCTGGCGGAGCAGAAGTCTGTGGAGACTGCGAAAAG aaagaaaagttttaagaTGATTCGGTCCCAGTCCCTGTCTCTGCAAATGCCGACGCAGCAAGATTGGAAGGGCCCCCCGACAGCCTGCCCAGCCGTGTCTGCCGCAGCTCCTGTGCTCCCCggagcccctccccagcccgcACCTGCACCCTATGCCATGCCTGAGTACCAGCGGGTCACCATCAGCGGAGACTACTGTGCTGGG ATCACCGTGGAGGACTATGAACAGGCCGCCAAGAGCCTGGCCAAGGCCCTGGTGATCCGGGAGAAGTACGCCCGGCTCGCCTACCACCGCTTCCCACGCACCACGGCCCAGTACCTGGGTCACTGGCGGGCAGACGCTGCACCTCTGGAAGAGGGCCTCCCAG ACTTccaccctcccccactgccccaggAAGACCCTTACTGCCTGGATGATGCTCCCCGAAACCTGGGCTTCCTGGTCCGCATGCAGGGGGGCATCCTCTACGTGTACGATAACACAAAGATGCTGGAATGCCAGGAGCCCCACAGCCTGCCCTACCCGGACCTGGAGACCTACACGGTGGACATGAGCCACATCCTGGCTCTCATCACCCATGGCCCCAC GAAAACGTATTGTCACCGGCGACTGAACTTTCTGGAATCCAAGTTCAGCCTTCACGAGATGCTAAATGAAATGGCCGAGTTCAAAGAGTTGAAGAGCAACCCTCACCGAGACTTCTATAACGTGAGAAAG GTGGACACGCACATCCACGCAGCTGCCTGCATGAACCAGAAGCACCTGCTGCGCTTCATCAAGCATACGTACCAGACGGAGCCCGACCGGACAGTTGCCGAGAAGTGGGGCCGGAAGATCACCCTGCGGCAGGTGTTCGACAGCCTGCACATGGACCCGTACGACCTCACTGTGGACTCGCTGGATGTCCATGCG GGCCGGCAGACGTTCCACCGCTTTGACAAGTTCAACTCCAAATACAACCCTGTGGGGGCCAGTGAGCTCCGAGACCTgtatttgaaaactgaaaactaCCTGGGAGGAGAGTACTTTGCTCGGATGGTCAAG GAGGTGGcccaggagctggaggagagCAAGTACCAGTACTCAGAGCCACGGCTCTCCATCTACGGCTGCAGTCCTGAGGAGTGGTCCAACCTGGCCCGCTGGTTCATCCAGCACAAGGTCTACTCACCCAACATGCGCTGGATCATCCAGGTGCCCCGGATCTA TGACATATTTAGGTCAAAGAAGCTGCTGCCAAGCTTTGGGAAGATGCTGGAGAACATCTTCCTGCCCCTTTTTGAGGCCACCATTAATCCTCAGGATCACCGAGAGCTTCACCTCTTCCTCAGATAT gtGACGGGGTTTGACAGCGTGGATGATGAGTCCAAGCACAGCGATCACATGTTCTCAGACAAGAGCCCCAGCCCGGACGTCTGGACCAGCGAGCAGAACCCGCCCTACAGCTACTACCTGTACTACATGTATGCCAACATCATGGTGCTCAACAACCTCCGCAG GGAACGGGGCCTGAGCACGTTCCTGTTCCGGCCTCACTGCGGGGAGTCTGGCTCCATCACTCACTTGGTATCTGCTTTCCTGACTGCCGACAACATTTCCCATGGGCTGCTCCTCAAGAAG AGTCCGGTGTTGCAGTATCTCTACTACCTTGCTCAGATCCCCATTGCCATGTCTCCTCTTAGCAACAACAGTCTGTTCCTCGAATATTCCAAAAACCCTCTGAGGGAGTTCCTGCATAAGGGACTGCATGTTTCTCTCTCCACCGATGACCCCATGCAGTTCCACTACACGAAG GAAGCACTTATGGAAGAATACGCAATTGCGGCTCAAGTGTGGAAGCTGAGCACGTGTGACCTGTGTGAGATCGCCAGGAACAGTGTGCTGCAGAGCGGCCTCTCGCATCAG gaaaagcaaaaatttctgggacaaaattattataaagagGGACCTGAAGGAAATGATATTCGAAAGACAAATGTTGCTCAGATCCGGATGGCGTTCCGATATGAGACCTTATGCAATGAGCTCAGCTTCCTGTCTGACGCCATGAAATCAGAAGAGATCACAGCCCTGACCAAGTAG
- the AMPD3 gene encoding AMP deaminase 3 isoform X1 — protein sequence MKMFLFVEIGGFLSTAPPGKSSQVEMPRQFPKLNISEVDEQVRLLAEKVFAKVLREEDSKDVLSLFTVPEDCPIGQKEAKERELQKELAEQKSVETAKRKKSFKMIRSQSLSLQMPTQQDWKGPPTACPAVSAAAPVLPGAPPQPAPAPYAMPEYQRVTISGDYCAGITVEDYEQAAKSLAKALVIREKYARLAYHRFPRTTAQYLGHWRADAAPLEEGLPDFHPPPLPQEDPYCLDDAPRNLGFLVRMQGGILYVYDNTKMLECQEPHSLPYPDLETYTVDMSHILALITHGPTKTYCHRRLNFLESKFSLHEMLNEMAEFKELKSNPHRDFYNVRKVDTHIHAAACMNQKHLLRFIKHTYQTEPDRTVAEKWGRKITLRQVFDSLHMDPYDLTVDSLDVHAGRQTFHRFDKFNSKYNPVGASELRDLYLKTENYLGGEYFARMVKEVAQELEESKYQYSEPRLSIYGCSPEEWSNLARWFIQHKVYSPNMRWIIQVPRIYDIFRSKKLLPSFGKMLENIFLPLFEATINPQDHRELHLFLRYVTGFDSVDDESKHSDHMFSDKSPSPDVWTSEQNPPYSYYLYYMYANIMVLNNLRRERGLSTFLFRPHCGESGSITHLVSAFLTADNISHGLLLKKSPVLQYLYYLAQIPIAMSPLSNNSLFLEYSKNPLREFLHKGLHVSLSTDDPMQFHYTKEALMEEYAIAAQVWKLSTCDLCEIARNSVLQSGLSHQEKQKFLGQNYYKEGPEGNDIRKTNVAQIRMAFRYETLCNELSFLSDAMKSEEITALTK from the exons TCGAGATGCCGCGCCAGTTCCCCAAGCTGAACATCTCCGAGGTGGACGAGCAAGTCCGGCTCCTGGCCGAGAAGGTGTTCGCTAAAGTGCTCCGAGAAGAGGACAGCAAAGATGTCCTGTCCCTCTTCACCGTCCCCGAGGACTGCCCCATCGGGCAGAAGGAGGCCAAGGAGAGGGAGCTGCAGAAGGAGCTGGCGGAGCAGAAGTCTGTGGAGACTGCGAAAAG aaagaaaagttttaagaTGATTCGGTCCCAGTCCCTGTCTCTGCAAATGCCGACGCAGCAAGATTGGAAGGGCCCCCCGACAGCCTGCCCAGCCGTGTCTGCCGCAGCTCCTGTGCTCCCCggagcccctccccagcccgcACCTGCACCCTATGCCATGCCTGAGTACCAGCGGGTCACCATCAGCGGAGACTACTGTGCTGGG ATCACCGTGGAGGACTATGAACAGGCCGCCAAGAGCCTGGCCAAGGCCCTGGTGATCCGGGAGAAGTACGCCCGGCTCGCCTACCACCGCTTCCCACGCACCACGGCCCAGTACCTGGGTCACTGGCGGGCAGACGCTGCACCTCTGGAAGAGGGCCTCCCAG ACTTccaccctcccccactgccccaggAAGACCCTTACTGCCTGGATGATGCTCCCCGAAACCTGGGCTTCCTGGTCCGCATGCAGGGGGGCATCCTCTACGTGTACGATAACACAAAGATGCTGGAATGCCAGGAGCCCCACAGCCTGCCCTACCCGGACCTGGAGACCTACACGGTGGACATGAGCCACATCCTGGCTCTCATCACCCATGGCCCCAC GAAAACGTATTGTCACCGGCGACTGAACTTTCTGGAATCCAAGTTCAGCCTTCACGAGATGCTAAATGAAATGGCCGAGTTCAAAGAGTTGAAGAGCAACCCTCACCGAGACTTCTATAACGTGAGAAAG GTGGACACGCACATCCACGCAGCTGCCTGCATGAACCAGAAGCACCTGCTGCGCTTCATCAAGCATACGTACCAGACGGAGCCCGACCGGACAGTTGCCGAGAAGTGGGGCCGGAAGATCACCCTGCGGCAGGTGTTCGACAGCCTGCACATGGACCCGTACGACCTCACTGTGGACTCGCTGGATGTCCATGCG GGCCGGCAGACGTTCCACCGCTTTGACAAGTTCAACTCCAAATACAACCCTGTGGGGGCCAGTGAGCTCCGAGACCTgtatttgaaaactgaaaactaCCTGGGAGGAGAGTACTTTGCTCGGATGGTCAAG GAGGTGGcccaggagctggaggagagCAAGTACCAGTACTCAGAGCCACGGCTCTCCATCTACGGCTGCAGTCCTGAGGAGTGGTCCAACCTGGCCCGCTGGTTCATCCAGCACAAGGTCTACTCACCCAACATGCGCTGGATCATCCAGGTGCCCCGGATCTA TGACATATTTAGGTCAAAGAAGCTGCTGCCAAGCTTTGGGAAGATGCTGGAGAACATCTTCCTGCCCCTTTTTGAGGCCACCATTAATCCTCAGGATCACCGAGAGCTTCACCTCTTCCTCAGATAT gtGACGGGGTTTGACAGCGTGGATGATGAGTCCAAGCACAGCGATCACATGTTCTCAGACAAGAGCCCCAGCCCGGACGTCTGGACCAGCGAGCAGAACCCGCCCTACAGCTACTACCTGTACTACATGTATGCCAACATCATGGTGCTCAACAACCTCCGCAG GGAACGGGGCCTGAGCACGTTCCTGTTCCGGCCTCACTGCGGGGAGTCTGGCTCCATCACTCACTTGGTATCTGCTTTCCTGACTGCCGACAACATTTCCCATGGGCTGCTCCTCAAGAAG AGTCCGGTGTTGCAGTATCTCTACTACCTTGCTCAGATCCCCATTGCCATGTCTCCTCTTAGCAACAACAGTCTGTTCCTCGAATATTCCAAAAACCCTCTGAGGGAGTTCCTGCATAAGGGACTGCATGTTTCTCTCTCCACCGATGACCCCATGCAGTTCCACTACACGAAG GAAGCACTTATGGAAGAATACGCAATTGCGGCTCAAGTGTGGAAGCTGAGCACGTGTGACCTGTGTGAGATCGCCAGGAACAGTGTGCTGCAGAGCGGCCTCTCGCATCAG gaaaagcaaaaatttctgggacaaaattattataaagagGGACCTGAAGGAAATGATATTCGAAAGACAAATGTTGCTCAGATCCGGATGGCGTTCCGATATGAGACCTTATGCAATGAGCTCAGCTTCCTGTCTGACGCCATGAAATCAGAAGAGATCACAGCCCTGACCAAGTAG
- the AMPD3 gene encoding AMP deaminase 3 isoform X3 yields the protein MGAGSGIEMPRQFPKLNISEVDEQVRLLAEKVFAKVLREEDSKDVLSLFTVPEDCPIGQKEAKERELQKELAEQKSVETAKRKKSFKMIRSQSLSLQMPTQQDWKGPPTACPAVSAAAPVLPGAPPQPAPAPYAMPEYQRVTISGDYCAGITVEDYEQAAKSLAKALVIREKYARLAYHRFPRTTAQYLGHWRADAAPLEEGLPDFHPPPLPQEDPYCLDDAPRNLGFLVRMQGGILYVYDNTKMLECQEPHSLPYPDLETYTVDMSHILALITHGPTKTYCHRRLNFLESKFSLHEMLNEMAEFKELKSNPHRDFYNVRKVDTHIHAAACMNQKHLLRFIKHTYQTEPDRTVAEKWGRKITLRQVFDSLHMDPYDLTVDSLDVHAGRQTFHRFDKFNSKYNPVGASELRDLYLKTENYLGGEYFARMVKEVAQELEESKYQYSEPRLSIYGCSPEEWSNLARWFIQHKVYSPNMRWIIQVPRIYDIFRSKKLLPSFGKMLENIFLPLFEATINPQDHRELHLFLRYVTGFDSVDDESKHSDHMFSDKSPSPDVWTSEQNPPYSYYLYYMYANIMVLNNLRRERGLSTFLFRPHCGESGSITHLVSAFLTADNISHGLLLKKSPVLQYLYYLAQIPIAMSPLSNNSLFLEYSKNPLREFLHKGLHVSLSTDDPMQFHYTKEALMEEYAIAAQVWKLSTCDLCEIARNSVLQSGLSHQEKQKFLGQNYYKEGPEGNDIRKTNVAQIRMAFRYETLCNELSFLSDAMKSEEITALTK from the exons TCGAGATGCCGCGCCAGTTCCCCAAGCTGAACATCTCCGAGGTGGACGAGCAAGTCCGGCTCCTGGCCGAGAAGGTGTTCGCTAAAGTGCTCCGAGAAGAGGACAGCAAAGATGTCCTGTCCCTCTTCACCGTCCCCGAGGACTGCCCCATCGGGCAGAAGGAGGCCAAGGAGAGGGAGCTGCAGAAGGAGCTGGCGGAGCAGAAGTCTGTGGAGACTGCGAAAAG aaagaaaagttttaagaTGATTCGGTCCCAGTCCCTGTCTCTGCAAATGCCGACGCAGCAAGATTGGAAGGGCCCCCCGACAGCCTGCCCAGCCGTGTCTGCCGCAGCTCCTGTGCTCCCCggagcccctccccagcccgcACCTGCACCCTATGCCATGCCTGAGTACCAGCGGGTCACCATCAGCGGAGACTACTGTGCTGGG ATCACCGTGGAGGACTATGAACAGGCCGCCAAGAGCCTGGCCAAGGCCCTGGTGATCCGGGAGAAGTACGCCCGGCTCGCCTACCACCGCTTCCCACGCACCACGGCCCAGTACCTGGGTCACTGGCGGGCAGACGCTGCACCTCTGGAAGAGGGCCTCCCAG ACTTccaccctcccccactgccccaggAAGACCCTTACTGCCTGGATGATGCTCCCCGAAACCTGGGCTTCCTGGTCCGCATGCAGGGGGGCATCCTCTACGTGTACGATAACACAAAGATGCTGGAATGCCAGGAGCCCCACAGCCTGCCCTACCCGGACCTGGAGACCTACACGGTGGACATGAGCCACATCCTGGCTCTCATCACCCATGGCCCCAC GAAAACGTATTGTCACCGGCGACTGAACTTTCTGGAATCCAAGTTCAGCCTTCACGAGATGCTAAATGAAATGGCCGAGTTCAAAGAGTTGAAGAGCAACCCTCACCGAGACTTCTATAACGTGAGAAAG GTGGACACGCACATCCACGCAGCTGCCTGCATGAACCAGAAGCACCTGCTGCGCTTCATCAAGCATACGTACCAGACGGAGCCCGACCGGACAGTTGCCGAGAAGTGGGGCCGGAAGATCACCCTGCGGCAGGTGTTCGACAGCCTGCACATGGACCCGTACGACCTCACTGTGGACTCGCTGGATGTCCATGCG GGCCGGCAGACGTTCCACCGCTTTGACAAGTTCAACTCCAAATACAACCCTGTGGGGGCCAGTGAGCTCCGAGACCTgtatttgaaaactgaaaactaCCTGGGAGGAGAGTACTTTGCTCGGATGGTCAAG GAGGTGGcccaggagctggaggagagCAAGTACCAGTACTCAGAGCCACGGCTCTCCATCTACGGCTGCAGTCCTGAGGAGTGGTCCAACCTGGCCCGCTGGTTCATCCAGCACAAGGTCTACTCACCCAACATGCGCTGGATCATCCAGGTGCCCCGGATCTA TGACATATTTAGGTCAAAGAAGCTGCTGCCAAGCTTTGGGAAGATGCTGGAGAACATCTTCCTGCCCCTTTTTGAGGCCACCATTAATCCTCAGGATCACCGAGAGCTTCACCTCTTCCTCAGATAT gtGACGGGGTTTGACAGCGTGGATGATGAGTCCAAGCACAGCGATCACATGTTCTCAGACAAGAGCCCCAGCCCGGACGTCTGGACCAGCGAGCAGAACCCGCCCTACAGCTACTACCTGTACTACATGTATGCCAACATCATGGTGCTCAACAACCTCCGCAG GGAACGGGGCCTGAGCACGTTCCTGTTCCGGCCTCACTGCGGGGAGTCTGGCTCCATCACTCACTTGGTATCTGCTTTCCTGACTGCCGACAACATTTCCCATGGGCTGCTCCTCAAGAAG AGTCCGGTGTTGCAGTATCTCTACTACCTTGCTCAGATCCCCATTGCCATGTCTCCTCTTAGCAACAACAGTCTGTTCCTCGAATATTCCAAAAACCCTCTGAGGGAGTTCCTGCATAAGGGACTGCATGTTTCTCTCTCCACCGATGACCCCATGCAGTTCCACTACACGAAG GAAGCACTTATGGAAGAATACGCAATTGCGGCTCAAGTGTGGAAGCTGAGCACGTGTGACCTGTGTGAGATCGCCAGGAACAGTGTGCTGCAGAGCGGCCTCTCGCATCAG gaaaagcaaaaatttctgggacaaaattattataaagagGGACCTGAAGGAAATGATATTCGAAAGACAAATGTTGCTCAGATCCGGATGGCGTTCCGATATGAGACCTTATGCAATGAGCTCAGCTTCCTGTCTGACGCCATGAAATCAGAAGAGATCACAGCCCTGACCAAGTAG